From Solanum stenotomum isolate F172 chromosome 2, ASM1918654v1, whole genome shotgun sequence:
CTTCCACTGCTAAAGAACTTTGGAGTGACCTTGAAGCAAGATTTGGACAAAGCAGTGGAGCTAAACTTTTTCAGCTCCAGAAAGAATTGAGTGACTTGGTGCAAGGTGTTGCTGACATAGCAACCTACTACACCAAGATCAAGAAATTGTGGGATGAACTGGACAACTTGGATATGTCCATTCTTTGCACCTGTGAAGCAAGAGGTAAAAATATCAAAGGGAAGCAAGATGTAAGACTGGTGCAGTTCTTAATGGGACTAAACGACAGTTATTGCAGTGCCAGAGGTAACATTCTGATGATCTCGCGTTTACCTAGTATTTCTAATGCATATGCTCTCTTAATTCAAGAGAAGAAACAGAGGGAAATGAATACTACACACAAATACCCAGGAGAATCTTCTTCATTCATAGTGACAGGGACTAACAATGGAGGACAAAGGCCATATGGTTCTGACCCTAAGGGACAAAGGGTACAATTTGATAACAAGAAGTTTGGTTTGGTCTGCAGATATTGCAAAAAGTCCGGGCACACTATTGATAAGTGTTTCAAACTACATGGTTATCCagcaaattttaaatttactagACAAAGGAGTTTTCAGAACACTGTGCAGGGGAATGTTGTTCAAGCTAATGAAGGACGTGGTGGTCAGTTCATGTATAATGCGGATGAGAAAGTCAAACCTCTCACTAAGGAAGAACTGGAACATGTGATGTTGCTACTGCATCAAGTGAAACCTGAAGATCATGGCACTGTTTCCCTTGCCACAACTGGTGATAATTGTGCTGGTAAAACACCTATTCCCTTTTCTTTTAACTCTAGCCATTTGAACACCTCAATAAGTGAGAATTCTTAGATCATAGACACAGGTGCAACCAAACACATGTGTTTTAATAAAGATCTATCTCTTTCCGTTCTAGCTTTACCTAACGCCATCTTTGTTACTCTACCAAATTCCCAGAAAGTCAGAGTCACTCATGCAGGTTCTGTCAAGTTATTCACTCGAATGATCATACATGATGTTTTATTTATCCCTAACTTCCATTACAATCTCTTGTCTGTTCATAAATTATGCCTTCAGTTTAATTACCGTCTTGTGTTTAATTCCACTCATTGTTTAATGCAGGGCCCTTCAATGAAGAGCCCCAAGGTCCTTGGTGATTCTCACAATGGTTTCTATGTGCTACAAGTCGAAGTCTGTCAAGTCTTGTACTGCTTATCTTAATTCTGCTTTACAATCTAAAGGCAATTTGCCATGTAGTTTGtcttctgtttctttttctGATGTAAATAGTAGGCTGTGGCACATTAGGCTAGGCCACATGCCCTTATCTAATATGAAAAACATCAATGAAATTCCTACTCTTCTCTGTTCTAAATTCAATGTTCCTTGTGAAATTTGTCCTCTGGCTAAGCAAGCTAAGCTTTCATTTCCAAATAGTACTATATCTTCTAAGAATATTTTTGATCTAATTCATATTGATACTTGGGGACCTTATAAGAAGCCCACTTATGATGGTTACAAATACTTTCTTACTATAGTAGATGACTATAGTAGAGGGACTTGGACTTACTTATTAACTACCAAAAGCAATGCCTTTCCagttttaaaatcttttctCTTCATGATTGAAAGTCAATTCAATAAAAAGGTCAAAGTGATTAGATC
This genomic window contains:
- the LOC125857106 gene encoding uncharacterized protein LOC125857106: MSILCTCEARGKNIKGKQDVRLVQFLMGLNDSYCSARGNILMISRLPSISNAYALLIQEKKQREMNTTHKYPGESSSFIVTGTNNGGQRPYGSDPKGQRVQFDNKKFGLVCRYCKKSGHTIDKCFKLHGYPANFKFTRQRSFQNTVQGNVVQANEGRGGQFMYNADEKVKPLTKEELEHVMLLLHQVKPEDHGTVSLATTGDNCAGPFNEEPQGPW